Proteins from a single region of Hermetia illucens chromosome 3, iHerIll2.2.curated.20191125, whole genome shotgun sequence:
- the LOC119651602 gene encoding eclosion hormone isoform X2: MASMAKLTIIFFAALFIASLLNSSSAIPAIGKRYDTLTGLDFIQICLNNCAQCKKMFGNYFQGQTCAESCLKFKGKAIPDCEDIGSIAPYLNTFE, from the exons ATGGCATCCATGGCTAAATTGACGATTATCTTTTTTGCTGCTCTATTCATTGCATCACTTTTGAATTCATCTAGTGCGATTCCCGCTATCGGCAAGCGTTAtg ATACTTTAACCGGTCTTGATTTCATCCAAATTTGTCTAAACAATTGTGCACAATGCAAGAAGATGTTTGGTAACTATTTCCAAGGACAAACTTGTGCTGAATCATGTCTCAAATTCAAAGGAAAAGCAATTCCGGATTGTGAAGATATCGGATCTATTGCACCATATCTGAATACTTTCGAGTAA
- the LOC119651602 gene encoding eclosion hormone isoform X1 — MASMAKLTIIFFAALFIASLLNSSSAIPAIGKRYDNKILSDTLTGLDFIQICLNNCAQCKKMFGNYFQGQTCAESCLKFKGKAIPDCEDIGSIAPYLNTFE; from the exons ATGGCATCCATGGCTAAATTGACGATTATCTTTTTTGCTGCTCTATTCATTGCATCACTTTTGAATTCATCTAGTGCGATTCCCGCTATCGGCAAGCGTTAtg ACAACAAAATTCTTTCAGATACTTTAACCGGTCTTGATTTCATCCAAATTTGTCTAAACAATTGTGCACAATGCAAGAAGATGTTTGGTAACTATTTCCAAGGACAAACTTGTGCTGAATCATGTCTCAAATTCAAAGGAAAAGCAATTCCGGATTGTGAAGATATCGGATCTATTGCACCATATCTGAATACTTTCGAGTAA